Genomic window (Bradyrhizobium sp. 186):
TGTCGGTCGATCGACGTTCTACGCCCACTACACGAGCAAGGATGATTTAAGACGGAACGGCCTTGAGAATTTGCGGAGCCTGCTCGTGGATCGGCAGAAGAATGCTTTGGCAAAACCAAGGGAGACCAGAGACCGAAGCTTGGGCTTCAGCCTGGCTATGTTCGAACATGCCCGCGACCATATTGACCTCTACCGGACGCTGGTTGGCGGCCGCGGCGGCGTCATCGCTCTTGGCACCATTCGCCAGATACTCTCCGATCTGGTGCGCAACGAGCTTGCCGCGACTGCTGACAAGAAGTCGGCCGACGTTATCCCGCGCGAATTTGCCGTCCAGTACGTCGTTGGCGCTTTCATGGCCGTGATGACCTGGTGGCTTGACAGTGGCGCCAAGCTGCCGCCCCATCGGATGGAT
Coding sequences:
- a CDS encoding TetR/AcrR family transcriptional regulator, with the protein product MILEKGYEAITVDDICEAANVGRSTFYAHYTSKDDLRRNGLENLRSLLVDRQKNALAKPRETRDRSLGFSLAMFEHARDHIDLYRTLVGGRGGVIALGTIRQILSDLVRNELAATADKKSADVIPREFAVQYVVGAFMAVMTWWLDSGAKLPPHRMDAMFRRLATEGVVPSYS